The Candidatus Paceibacterota bacterium region CGGCCACTTTTTTCTGGAACGTGCGGAGCACTTTCTCGGTCTCGACCGGATGGACGAAGATAGAGATGTTAAAGACCTTGTCGAGGTTAATGATCGGAGCGAACCACGATTCCGAGAGGAAGCGCGGATACGATATAACGAAGAACGAGCGCACGATCTTGTCGCCCAAAGAGAGTTCGCGCGGCGAGACCTTTAAAGCCGAAGGCGCGATGACGTCTTTTAATTCCAAAACACCCGCCTCGTATATCTCCGAAGGCAAAATCGGCGCTATGGACGCCTGACTCTCCTTTTTTTTAAGAAAATCGAATATTCCCATATTAGTTCAAAGGTATAGGCTTCTCGGTATCGCCCGGGTTGAAGATCTTGTAGAAGAGTTCGACGATCTCTTCCGTGCCGAGCTCTATCGTGCGGATGCCGCAGCGGACGAGGCCTTGCGTCACCACCCCTACTCTTTGCTCGAGCTGGCTACGATGCTCTTCGAATTGGGCGAGCTTCTGCTCCGCGGTCTCTTCCGACGTCTTCTTTTTGCCGATGATGCCGGAAACCGTTCCCGTGCTGATAGCTGCGGGCGAATACGGCACGACGACGAAGAACGTCTTGGTCATGATGTTCGAATTCTCCGTGAAATTCTTGATGAATTGTATGTATTCGCGCGTCTGGATCTTGAGGAGATCTCCGACCTGTTCGCGGAGTCGGTTCTCGAGAAGCGCTATATAGGGCCTGATATCGAGCTTCCTCGACTGGATGAATATCTGGACCGAAAAATCGAGCGAGTTCAGGAAATTCTGGAACTGCATGATGATAGACTGCTGTTCGTCAGCCGATTTGAGGGCGAAGTTGAGCGACGATGCCATGACGATAGCGCGAAGAGATTCGTCTTTCAGTATGACGATGCCCTGACGGATCTCCTTGATAGGTACGAAATCTTGCGTTGTCTTGGCGTTGGTGGCTGCCATTTATTCAGTATATCACTAGATATTGCTCTTCCCTCCCTGGCTTTGGGCCGGATTCTGGCTCTGCTTGATGTCGAGCGACCAGGTCAGGTCTTTCAGCTTGGAATCCGAAAGCTTCGGCACATAGAAATCGAGATTTCCCGACGTTGCGGGCGCCACGGCCTTCTTGGCGACGATAGGCTTGTCTATTTTTTTCCAGATATAGAGCTTGTTGCCGACGTAATACGTGAATGCTGCCTCGACGACGTTGATGAACGGTTTGTTATTGATCTTGTAGAACGCCAGAGCAAGGACGAAACCGAGGATCGGCACGATCAAGATGGCGTCTATGACGATATTCTTGATAAACGTATATATAAGGAATGAAAGACCGGCCCCTCCGAGGAGATAGAGGAATTGTTTGAGCGTCAGGGGGCCGAATATCTTGTCTTCGACCTCTATGAATTGAGGGACTTGAAAGCGCATATGGTTACGCGCTTATTATAGCGCATTTAACAGGCTGATTACGCGAGAGGCTCGCGGTACGGGTCAGACGCGTATTTCGTAGGCATATTTACGGGAGCCTTCATCTTTTCGGCGATGAAATCTTTAGAAACCGCGTCTTTCGATGGCTCCGGGACGATTTCGCGCGGCTTTGCTGGGCCTGGGATCGTCTGATCTGCTGCCGATATAGGATGCACGGCCGGCGCGGGGTTCTCGATTTCGGAGAGGATCTGGTCGCGGTCGTTCGAAGGAGCCTCTTCTTTCGGCATTTGAGATTCCGCTGAATCGGCCTCCTGCATCTTTTCGCGGATCTTGAGGAAAATAGTGCGGTTAACCTGCTCGCCTATTCTGATAGCGGCTTCATGGGCTATAGCAAGGCGTTTTTCTATGCTCGGAACGAAATCAGCTGATTGCTTGAGGCCATAAAGAACCATGAATACCTCGTCTTCGAGGAGGCCGAGCTTGTCGAGAAGGAGAGAGTTGTCCTTTCCTGTCGCGCTCAAGTCGCGCGTGAAATCGTCCGAGAGCATGAAATTGCGGAGAATCGGAGGGAGTTTTTTGAACGCTTCTTTTTTCTGTTCAGGCGTGAATTCCATATGCTTTAGAATATCGATCCTTTACCCGCGTTGTTAAGCCAGTCGTTAAGCTTGTCGAATCCGGCGACGCCGTTGTTCGCCATGTTCTCTATATATTCGCGCATAACCTTGCGAGTCGTGTCGTCGACGTCGTTCTGGACCATCTTGTCGAGGATGTCGGTATTGCCCCTTCGCGCGAGCACGGCCATCACCTCTTGGTTGACCGCAGGCCTTCCTCCCTGGTCATTCCTGAAGAATTTGTCTCCAAGCTTCGATATTTCGCCTGCCTGCATCTTTGCTATCGCTCTTTCGATCTCATCGGCCGGTCTGGTCTGGGCAATAGCGTAAAGATCTTCATAGCGGGCATCCCTCATGCGGATCCTTGTTTCGTTCGTCAGCCTGTTGCTGCCGACAAGTTTGCTGAACTTGTCATAATCCATCGATTCGGGCTTGACCACGGCAGGCTTCCTGAGGGTTTCCGGAGGAAGATTGCTAAGCTCTTTATCCGAATGATTCCTGAGAGCGGCTCGCACCACGTCAGGCGAAGGGTTCGGAGCATTGACCGCTTTTTCGACGTCAGAGAGTCGGGCTTTCCATATCTTTGCCTTACCCTCGTCAGTTTCAGCCTTATCGGCAAGGTATTCGGCTTGGCTTTCCGTGATGGTCCGCATGAATTCCTCGCTTCCGAGGGCTTTTTTACTGATCTTTTCGAGCTCGCGATTGCCGAGCTTCTGCGTGCGGTCAGAGACGGTGAGCTTCGCATTCTTGAATGCGGCTTGTGCGGCATTATACGTTGCGTCGCCTGGACCAGCTCCCGCTCGTTCGAGGCGTTCGATCTCGAGCCTCTGCTCTTCGACCGCGGCGAGCTGCTTGAGGATCTCCTGATTCGTAAGCTCGATCTTCTTCTCCTCGTTCCATTCCCCGATCTGCGTCTTGACCGCCTTCGCGTCGGCGCCCTTTATGTCGATCTTCGAGCCCGTGTTGCTCGAAACCGTGCTAGAAAGCAATTCCCCGACGCTGCCGCTGCCCGTAGGAAGGTTTCGGACGTCCCATGTTCCCGACTTCATCTTATCCACCGACGCCTGTCCGATATCCTTGAGTCCCTGTCCAGGAGCCTTCACGTACTTCAGTATCTTGCTGTCGCCTGTGAGGATCGGGGGAAGATTCGTGCTGACGGTCTTCGAATATGCGGCGTACCTGTCTTTCAAGCCGCCTTCCGTAGAGATCGCGGCGCCGAGGCCGCGACCTGCCGCGCGCAGGCCCGTCGTGAGCCCGCCCGTCGCGTATGTGCCGATCGCGTTCACCGCAAGCTTGCCGAGACCGTCAGCGACGCCGCCGAGAGTCTTGCCCATCTGACCGCTCCATTTTTTCGATATGCTCAAGGTGCTCTGAAGGAGGAATATGATGATGAAGTAGTTGAAATACTGCGCGACCTTGAACGAGGTTCCCGGAACATCGGTCGCTCCGTTTACGCCGGATGCGCTCGTGAACGCGGTCCCAAGAGCGTCGATCGAGTTTATGAACTGAAGCGATATATAGAGCATGATCAGGAATACGAGCGGGAACATCGCGGCGTTCGTGAGTTCGTTCCACCATTCTTCCGAGTACGGAGCGACTTGGGGCAATACTTTGCCCATGAATCCGACCGGCGAGAATACGAGAAGGAATAGAAGCGTGATGCTTCGCGCCATGAAAAGCACCGCCGCATAGAGGAATATATAGATGGCTATGAGCGTGATGGCGAGACGGAGCATCCTGCCGATGAAGTTCTGCGACGGATCCGTCACCGGCTTCGCCTGGGCTTTCCAGAGATCGACGAGGCCCATTCGGTCGGTTATGAGGCTGCTCAAGCTTGGATTCGTGGCATTCGAAGCCGCGAGCGACTTGTTCACGCCCGTGTAGAGCCAGTTTCCGAAGACGTTGCTCACGTCGATCGCCGCCTTGGTTATGAAAAGGCTGAAGTTTATGAGTATAGCCGCGATTACGACGTTTTTAAGCGCGGTTCCCGTATTGTATCCTGCGCCGCTTATGATCGTCTTCAGGCTTATGAATATAAGAATGAATATGAAGAAGAGGTTCGCTATGTCGCGGATGATGGACCAGCCCAGGTTGATCGCCGGCGAAAGGCTGAAGATGTATGCGGTGTGAAGACCGAACTGGATCGCCGCGTCGAGGATGACGCCGGAGAGGTAGAGGACGCCTGCCGCGAGCGGAAGGATTAGGATCTCGAACGTATAGCTGACGATCCCTCCTACGAAGTCTGCTGCGTTGAACACGCTTCCGATCACATCGGCGACGCCAAGCGCGTGCGCGAAATGCGGCATCGCGAAGAACGCCGCCGCGAGCGGAAGGACGAGAGCCGTTATTTTTCTGTTAAGGAATCGCTTCATAGCTATTGGACGGTGAATTCAGTCGAGAAGTTCTTCGCGCCTCCCTCTCCGTCGCTGACGGACGTGTCGATCACATATGTGCCCGGCATGGATGCGAAGGACGACCTGCTTGCTGTCCTGACCGTTCCGCTGAACTTCAGGATGTACGGAGAGTTCTCGTCAGCAGAGACGTTCGACCAGGTTTCGCTCCACTCTCCGTTCGTCGGATATGTGCTGATGCTCGTCCCATCTGACCTGCCTGTCGCGATGCGGAAATCGGAGAACGGGCCGCTGAACGGAACGAATGCGTTGTTCGCTTTCGAACGGAGGGTCGACGTGACTCTCATGTTCGTCGCGTGCTTGTTGACCGCGATGCGAAGGACGAAGAGGAACGGAGTCGTCACGCTCGTCACGCTCGTCTTGTCGTCGATCGAGAGGGTGATCGAAAGGGGCTGGGCGGAATCATCTGTCACGTCAGGCGTGCCTGTTCCCGAAAGCAAGGGAAGATAATTCGCGCCGTTAGAATCCAGGAACGCGCCGTCGATGTCGCTCTCGTCGGTGAGCTGACTTACGCCGCTGTCATATGCGCTCATAAGCGCGGGGTCGATAGAGCCGCCGCCCAAAGCGCCCCCATATGTAGCGCTATTTCCGGAACCGTTGGATTTTTTGCCTGCGCCGAGGAGGCCCTTCGCCCCGTTTACCACCTGCAGCATCATCTGGTTCGTAAGGGCGCCGACGATGGCGTCTATGTCATCGGCGACCTCAAGCTGGCGGACCCCGGAGCCGAGTGTGACCTCAAGCTGGCTTTCGACGACGGTGCCCGGCGTGCGCGTTTCCGCGCCGGCGCAATTTTCACTAGCCGGATCGAGATTGCTCGGATCGCTGCCGTCGTACGTCTCCGTACAGACGCTCCAGGATCGGAATCCTTTGCCCCAGTCGAGCTCCCTGTTCTGGACTTCGAGCCTCTGCGCGATCTGTCGCGACAATTCGTTCTGCGCGAGGACGGTCGCGCCGTAAACGTTGTTCTGCGGAGCGACGGTCGTCTGGAGCCAGGTGTCCCAGCCGCCCCTGTTATTGCCGTTCGCGAAGCCCGTGACGTTGTCTTCGATCTGGGACAGCGTACATGAGTATCGCTGATGGTACGGCAGATACGTTTGGGCGACTGCTATGCGCACTTGGAGCGAGAACG contains the following coding sequences:
- a CDS encoding PrgI family protein — translated: MRFQVPQFIEVEDKIFGPLTLKQFLYLLGGAGLSFLIYTFIKNIVIDAILIVPILGFVLALAFYKINNKPFINVVEAAFTYYVGNKLYIWKKIDKPIVAKKAVAPATSGNLDFYVPKLSDSKLKDLTWSLDIKQSQNPAQSQGGKSNI